A window of Drosophila subobscura isolate 14011-0131.10 chromosome E, UCBerk_Dsub_1.0, whole genome shotgun sequence contains these coding sequences:
- the LOC117890310 gene encoding flocculation protein FLO11 isoform X1: protein MAQETEAAAGVKSQPRDHIDEDEVTELQRPRSFYDGVREQAERFASTRLGQFMIERGDRALRMIEDTAKWSLPQEKSADPLQRPLPWGPFLLLIIMLRLTRMWLSVGALMIGNSPISPSDMVYFIQTRRRKLRAIRVHGLKVMRQRQQEVSYGSGKGLTQKLTQWFSRAMCRPGVQRANSGRLFQVRNMEQTTQTSPAVMKRPREEEANTEADADHNLTIDQMLAKYAQENSEDDSDFVPNPDEEEESSDGTSSESNTSEEISSDEANENAVQATKKPPTLVVENGVHKAEPNERKDKEMEMAKENDKGKLSATTTSNGGQNKEQAEVAGGARLEEDKWKSSPGHMSAAMTKMQFYNNTAAAASTEAAAPSETENEPEPEPENEPEPEPESDPTPDPKSQSHDESDDDGSSTSSGKTGCTVYQREIASAETTQPDTQTEQTSEVAATLTTQVSNYPTIDTLTPATSSEDIFYSPIGSPTLFNTSLGTQALLKSASIQSVLAHSTPTLELEDVPPEPASHQPESELPPSQQKQPHQQPQQQQQRQNNYSHQRYRGRNRR from the exons ATGGCGCAGGAGACAGAGGCAGCCGCGGGAGTCAAGAGTCAGCCCCGAGACCATATCGACGAGGATGAAGTCACCGAACTGCAGCGGCCACGCAGCTTTTACGACGGAGTGCGAGAGCAGGCCGAGCGCTTTGCCAGCACGCGCCTAGGCCAGTTCATGATCGAACGCGGGGATCGAGCGCTTCGCATGATCGAGGACACGGCCAAGTGGAGTCTGCCGCAGG AAAAGTCTGCTGATCCCTTGCAACGTCCGCTGCCCTGGGGTCCGTTCCTGTTGCTGATCATTATGCTGCGTCTCACTCGCATGTGGTTGTCGGTGGGCGCATTGATGATCGGCAACAGCCCCATTTCCCCCTCGGATATGGTGTACTTCATTCAGACCAGACGCCGGAAGTTGCGGGCCATTCGAGTGCACGGCCTTAAGGTGatgcgacagcgacagcaggaaGTCTCCTACGGCAGTGGCAAGGGCTTGACCCAAAAGCTAACCCAGTGGTTTTCCCGGGCAATGTGCCGGCCTGGCGTTCAGAGGGCCAACAGCGGGCGACTCTTTCAGGTGCGCAACATGGAGCAG ACTACACAAACCAGTCCGGCTGTGATGAAGCGTCCGCGTGAGGAAGAGGCGAACACTGAGGCAGATGCCGATCACAACCTTACCATCGATCAGATGCTGGCCAAATACGCCCAGGAGAACTCGGAAGATGACTCTGACTTCGTGCCCAATCCGGATGAAGAGGAGGAAAGCAGCGACGGCACCAGCTCCGAGTCCAACACCAGCGAGGAGATCAGCAGCGACGAGGCAAACGAAAATGCCGTTCAG GCCACTAAAAAGCCTCCAACTCTGGTGGTGGAAAACGGTGTACACAAGGCGGAGCCCAACGAGAGAAAAGAcaaggagatggagatggcaaaggaaaatgaCAAGGGAAAGCTGAGCGCCACGACAACGAGCAACGGCGGCCAGAACAAGGAGCAGGCGGAAGTTG CAGGTGGGGCCAGGCTGGAGGAGGACAAGTGGAAGTCCTCGCCGGGACACATGAGCGCTGCCATGACGAAAATGCAATTCTACAACAACACGGCAGCTGCAG CCAGCActgaagctgcagctccatctgAAACCGAAAACGAACCCGAACCAGAACCCGAAAACGAACcagaacccgaacccgaatcCGATCCCACACCTGATCCTAAATCCCAGTCCCACGACGAGTCAGACGATgacggcagcagcacgagcagcgGAAAAACCGGATGCACAGTCTATCAAAGAGAAATTGCATCCGCAGAGACGACCCAGCCAGATACCCAAACCGAACAGACCAGcgaagtggctgccacactaACTACCCAAGTATCCAACTATCCCACAATCGACACACTAACTCCAGCTACCTCTTCCGAAGATATATTCTATAGTCCAATCG GTTCACCCACCTTATTCAATACCAGCCTAGGAACTCAAGCTCTGCTGAAGAGTGCCAGCATTCAATCTGTCTTGG cacactccactcccacCTTGGAGCTGGAAGATGTACCCCCTGAGCCAGCCTCCCATCAGCCGGAATCCGAGTTGCCGCCTTctcagcagaagcagccacatcagcagccacaacagcagcagcagcgacagaatAACTATTCCCACCAACGCTATCGCGGACGTAACCGACGCTAG
- the LOC117890310 gene encoding uncharacterized protein LOC117890310 isoform X4, translating to MAQETEAAAGVKSQPRDHIDEDEVTELQRPRSFYDGVREQAERFASTRLGQFMIERGDRALRMIEDTAKWSLPQEKSADPLQRPLPWGPFLLLIIMLRLTRMWLSVGALMIGNSPISPSDMVYFIQTRRRKLRAIRVHGLKVMRQRQQEVSYGSGKGLTQKLTQWFSRAMCRPGVQRANSGRLFQVRNMEQTTQTSPAVMKRPREEEANTEADADHNLTIDQMLAKYAQENSEDDSDFVPNPDEEEESSDGTSSESNTSEEISSDEANENAVQATKKPPTLVVENGVHKAEPNERKDKEMEMAKENDKGKLSATTTSNGGQNKEQAEVAGGARLEEDKWKSSPGHMSAAMTKMQFYNNTAAAGSPTLFNTSLGTQALLKSASIQSVLAHSTPTLELEDVPPEPASHQPESELPPSQQKQPHQQPQQQQQRQNNYSHQRYRGRNRR from the exons ATGGCGCAGGAGACAGAGGCAGCCGCGGGAGTCAAGAGTCAGCCCCGAGACCATATCGACGAGGATGAAGTCACCGAACTGCAGCGGCCACGCAGCTTTTACGACGGAGTGCGAGAGCAGGCCGAGCGCTTTGCCAGCACGCGCCTAGGCCAGTTCATGATCGAACGCGGGGATCGAGCGCTTCGCATGATCGAGGACACGGCCAAGTGGAGTCTGCCGCAGG AAAAGTCTGCTGATCCCTTGCAACGTCCGCTGCCCTGGGGTCCGTTCCTGTTGCTGATCATTATGCTGCGTCTCACTCGCATGTGGTTGTCGGTGGGCGCATTGATGATCGGCAACAGCCCCATTTCCCCCTCGGATATGGTGTACTTCATTCAGACCAGACGCCGGAAGTTGCGGGCCATTCGAGTGCACGGCCTTAAGGTGatgcgacagcgacagcaggaaGTCTCCTACGGCAGTGGCAAGGGCTTGACCCAAAAGCTAACCCAGTGGTTTTCCCGGGCAATGTGCCGGCCTGGCGTTCAGAGGGCCAACAGCGGGCGACTCTTTCAGGTGCGCAACATGGAGCAG ACTACACAAACCAGTCCGGCTGTGATGAAGCGTCCGCGTGAGGAAGAGGCGAACACTGAGGCAGATGCCGATCACAACCTTACCATCGATCAGATGCTGGCCAAATACGCCCAGGAGAACTCGGAAGATGACTCTGACTTCGTGCCCAATCCGGATGAAGAGGAGGAAAGCAGCGACGGCACCAGCTCCGAGTCCAACACCAGCGAGGAGATCAGCAGCGACGAGGCAAACGAAAATGCCGTTCAG GCCACTAAAAAGCCTCCAACTCTGGTGGTGGAAAACGGTGTACACAAGGCGGAGCCCAACGAGAGAAAAGAcaaggagatggagatggcaaaggaaaatgaCAAGGGAAAGCTGAGCGCCACGACAACGAGCAACGGCGGCCAGAACAAGGAGCAGGCGGAAGTTG CAGGTGGGGCCAGGCTGGAGGAGGACAAGTGGAAGTCCTCGCCGGGACACATGAGCGCTGCCATGACGAAAATGCAATTCTACAACAACACGGCAGCTGCAG GTTCACCCACCTTATTCAATACCAGCCTAGGAACTCAAGCTCTGCTGAAGAGTGCCAGCATTCAATCTGTCTTGG cacactccactcccacCTTGGAGCTGGAAGATGTACCCCCTGAGCCAGCCTCCCATCAGCCGGAATCCGAGTTGCCGCCTTctcagcagaagcagccacatcagcagccacaacagcagcagcagcgacagaatAACTATTCCCACCAACGCTATCGCGGACGTAACCGACGCTAG
- the LOC117890310 gene encoding uncharacterized protein LOC117890310 isoform X8, producing MAQETEAAAGVKSQPRDHIDEDEVTELQRPRSFYDGVREQAERFASTRLGQFMIERGDRALRMIEDTAKWSLPQEKSADPLQRPLPWGPFLLLIIMLRLTRMWLSVGALMIGNSPISPSDMVYFIQTRRRKLRAIRVHGLKVMRQRQQEVSYGSGKGLTQKLTQWFSRAMCRPGVQRANSGRLFQVRNMEQTTQTSPAVMKRPREEEANTEADADHNLTIDQMLAKYAQENSEDDSDFVPNPDEEEESSDGTSSESNTSEEISSDEANENAVQATKKPPTLVVENGVHKAEPNERKDKEMEMAKENDKGKLSATTTSNGGQNKEQAEVGGARLEEDKWKSSPGHMSAAMTKMQFYNNTAAAVFCLCFCYSVHVFKTNSQH from the exons ATGGCGCAGGAGACAGAGGCAGCCGCGGGAGTCAAGAGTCAGCCCCGAGACCATATCGACGAGGATGAAGTCACCGAACTGCAGCGGCCACGCAGCTTTTACGACGGAGTGCGAGAGCAGGCCGAGCGCTTTGCCAGCACGCGCCTAGGCCAGTTCATGATCGAACGCGGGGATCGAGCGCTTCGCATGATCGAGGACACGGCCAAGTGGAGTCTGCCGCAGG AAAAGTCTGCTGATCCCTTGCAACGTCCGCTGCCCTGGGGTCCGTTCCTGTTGCTGATCATTATGCTGCGTCTCACTCGCATGTGGTTGTCGGTGGGCGCATTGATGATCGGCAACAGCCCCATTTCCCCCTCGGATATGGTGTACTTCATTCAGACCAGACGCCGGAAGTTGCGGGCCATTCGAGTGCACGGCCTTAAGGTGatgcgacagcgacagcaggaaGTCTCCTACGGCAGTGGCAAGGGCTTGACCCAAAAGCTAACCCAGTGGTTTTCCCGGGCAATGTGCCGGCCTGGCGTTCAGAGGGCCAACAGCGGGCGACTCTTTCAGGTGCGCAACATGGAGCAG ACTACACAAACCAGTCCGGCTGTGATGAAGCGTCCGCGTGAGGAAGAGGCGAACACTGAGGCAGATGCCGATCACAACCTTACCATCGATCAGATGCTGGCCAAATACGCCCAGGAGAACTCGGAAGATGACTCTGACTTCGTGCCCAATCCGGATGAAGAGGAGGAAAGCAGCGACGGCACCAGCTCCGAGTCCAACACCAGCGAGGAGATCAGCAGCGACGAGGCAAACGAAAATGCCGTTCAG GCCACTAAAAAGCCTCCAACTCTGGTGGTGGAAAACGGTGTACACAAGGCGGAGCCCAACGAGAGAAAAGAcaaggagatggagatggcaaaggaaaatgaCAAGGGAAAGCTGAGCGCCACGACAACGAGCAACGGCGGCCAGAACAAGGAGCAGGCGGAAGTTG GTGGGGCCAGGCTGGAGGAGGACAAGTGGAAGTCCTCGCCGGGACACATGAGCGCTGCCATGACGAAAATGCAATTCTACAACAACACGGCAGCTGCAG TATTttgtctctgcttctgttaCTCCGTGCATGTGTTCAAAACCAACAGCCAGCActga
- the LOC117890310 gene encoding uncharacterized protein LOC117890310 isoform X6 encodes MAQETEAAAGVKSQPRDHIDEDEVTELQRPRSFYDGVREQAERFASTRLGQFMIERGDRALRMIEDTAKWSLPQEKSADPLQRPLPWGPFLLLIIMLRLTRMWLSVGALMIGNSPISPSDMVYFIQTRRRKLRAIRVHGLKVMRQRQQEVSYGSGKGLTQKLTQWFSRAMCRPGVQRANSGRLFQVRNMEQTTQTSPAVMKRPREEEANTEADADHNLTIDQMLAKYAQENSEDDSDFVPNPDEEEESSDGTSSESNTSEEISSDEANENAVQATKKPPTLVVENGVHKAEPNERKDKEMEMAKENDKGKLSATTTSNGGQNKEQAEVGSPTLFNTSLGTQALLKSASIQSVLAHSTPTLELEDVPPEPASHQPESELPPSQQKQPHQQPQQQQQRQNNYSHQRYRGRNRR; translated from the exons ATGGCGCAGGAGACAGAGGCAGCCGCGGGAGTCAAGAGTCAGCCCCGAGACCATATCGACGAGGATGAAGTCACCGAACTGCAGCGGCCACGCAGCTTTTACGACGGAGTGCGAGAGCAGGCCGAGCGCTTTGCCAGCACGCGCCTAGGCCAGTTCATGATCGAACGCGGGGATCGAGCGCTTCGCATGATCGAGGACACGGCCAAGTGGAGTCTGCCGCAGG AAAAGTCTGCTGATCCCTTGCAACGTCCGCTGCCCTGGGGTCCGTTCCTGTTGCTGATCATTATGCTGCGTCTCACTCGCATGTGGTTGTCGGTGGGCGCATTGATGATCGGCAACAGCCCCATTTCCCCCTCGGATATGGTGTACTTCATTCAGACCAGACGCCGGAAGTTGCGGGCCATTCGAGTGCACGGCCTTAAGGTGatgcgacagcgacagcaggaaGTCTCCTACGGCAGTGGCAAGGGCTTGACCCAAAAGCTAACCCAGTGGTTTTCCCGGGCAATGTGCCGGCCTGGCGTTCAGAGGGCCAACAGCGGGCGACTCTTTCAGGTGCGCAACATGGAGCAG ACTACACAAACCAGTCCGGCTGTGATGAAGCGTCCGCGTGAGGAAGAGGCGAACACTGAGGCAGATGCCGATCACAACCTTACCATCGATCAGATGCTGGCCAAATACGCCCAGGAGAACTCGGAAGATGACTCTGACTTCGTGCCCAATCCGGATGAAGAGGAGGAAAGCAGCGACGGCACCAGCTCCGAGTCCAACACCAGCGAGGAGATCAGCAGCGACGAGGCAAACGAAAATGCCGTTCAG GCCACTAAAAAGCCTCCAACTCTGGTGGTGGAAAACGGTGTACACAAGGCGGAGCCCAACGAGAGAAAAGAcaaggagatggagatggcaaaggaaaatgaCAAGGGAAAGCTGAGCGCCACGACAACGAGCAACGGCGGCCAGAACAAGGAGCAGGCGGAAGTTG GTTCACCCACCTTATTCAATACCAGCCTAGGAACTCAAGCTCTGCTGAAGAGTGCCAGCATTCAATCTGTCTTGG cacactccactcccacCTTGGAGCTGGAAGATGTACCCCCTGAGCCAGCCTCCCATCAGCCGGAATCCGAGTTGCCGCCTTctcagcagaagcagccacatcagcagccacaacagcagcagcagcgacagaatAACTATTCCCACCAACGCTATCGCGGACGTAACCGACGCTAG
- the LOC117890310 gene encoding pinin isoform X3, producing MAQETEAAAGVKSQPRDHIDEDEVTELQRPRSFYDGVREQAERFASTRLGQFMIERGDRALRMIEDTAKWSLPQEKSADPLQRPLPWGPFLLLIIMLRLTRMWLSVGALMIGNSPISPSDMVYFIQTRRRKLRAIRVHGLKVMRQRQQEVSYGSGKGLTQKLTQWFSRAMCRPGVQRANSGRLFQVRNMEQTTQTSPAVMKRPREEEANTEADADHNLTIDQMLAKYAQENSEDDSDFVPNPDEEEESSDGTSSESNTSEEISSDEANENAVQATKKPPTLVVENGVHKAEPNERKDKEMEMAKENDKGKLSATTTSNGGQNKEQAEVAGGARLEEDKWKSSPGHMSAAMTKMQFYNNTAAAASTEAAAPSETENEPEPEPENEPEPEPESDPTPDPKSQSHDESDDDGSSTSSGKTGCTVYQREIASAETTQPDTQTEQTSEVAATLTTQVHPPYSIPA from the exons ATGGCGCAGGAGACAGAGGCAGCCGCGGGAGTCAAGAGTCAGCCCCGAGACCATATCGACGAGGATGAAGTCACCGAACTGCAGCGGCCACGCAGCTTTTACGACGGAGTGCGAGAGCAGGCCGAGCGCTTTGCCAGCACGCGCCTAGGCCAGTTCATGATCGAACGCGGGGATCGAGCGCTTCGCATGATCGAGGACACGGCCAAGTGGAGTCTGCCGCAGG AAAAGTCTGCTGATCCCTTGCAACGTCCGCTGCCCTGGGGTCCGTTCCTGTTGCTGATCATTATGCTGCGTCTCACTCGCATGTGGTTGTCGGTGGGCGCATTGATGATCGGCAACAGCCCCATTTCCCCCTCGGATATGGTGTACTTCATTCAGACCAGACGCCGGAAGTTGCGGGCCATTCGAGTGCACGGCCTTAAGGTGatgcgacagcgacagcaggaaGTCTCCTACGGCAGTGGCAAGGGCTTGACCCAAAAGCTAACCCAGTGGTTTTCCCGGGCAATGTGCCGGCCTGGCGTTCAGAGGGCCAACAGCGGGCGACTCTTTCAGGTGCGCAACATGGAGCAG ACTACACAAACCAGTCCGGCTGTGATGAAGCGTCCGCGTGAGGAAGAGGCGAACACTGAGGCAGATGCCGATCACAACCTTACCATCGATCAGATGCTGGCCAAATACGCCCAGGAGAACTCGGAAGATGACTCTGACTTCGTGCCCAATCCGGATGAAGAGGAGGAAAGCAGCGACGGCACCAGCTCCGAGTCCAACACCAGCGAGGAGATCAGCAGCGACGAGGCAAACGAAAATGCCGTTCAG GCCACTAAAAAGCCTCCAACTCTGGTGGTGGAAAACGGTGTACACAAGGCGGAGCCCAACGAGAGAAAAGAcaaggagatggagatggcaaaggaaaatgaCAAGGGAAAGCTGAGCGCCACGACAACGAGCAACGGCGGCCAGAACAAGGAGCAGGCGGAAGTTG CAGGTGGGGCCAGGCTGGAGGAGGACAAGTGGAAGTCCTCGCCGGGACACATGAGCGCTGCCATGACGAAAATGCAATTCTACAACAACACGGCAGCTGCAG CCAGCActgaagctgcagctccatctgAAACCGAAAACGAACCCGAACCAGAACCCGAAAACGAACcagaacccgaacccgaatcCGATCCCACACCTGATCCTAAATCCCAGTCCCACGACGAGTCAGACGATgacggcagcagcacgagcagcgGAAAAACCGGATGCACAGTCTATCAAAGAGAAATTGCATCCGCAGAGACGACCCAGCCAGATACCCAAACCGAACAGACCAGcgaagtggctgccacactaACTACCCAA GTTCACCCACCTTATTCAATACCAGCCTAG
- the LOC117890310 gene encoding uncharacterized protein LOC117890310 isoform X5 produces the protein MAQETEAAAGVKSQPRDHIDEDEVTELQRPRSFYDGVREQAERFASTRLGQFMIERGDRALRMIEDTAKWSLPQEKSADPLQRPLPWGPFLLLIIMLRLTRMWLSVGALMIGNSPISPSDMVYFIQTRRRKLRAIRVHGLKVMRQRQQEVSYGSGKGLTQKLTQWFSRAMCRPGVQRANSGRLFQVRNMEQTTQTSPAVMKRPREEEANTEADADHNLTIDQMLAKYAQENSEDDSDFVPNPDEEEESSDGTSSESNTSEEISSDEANENAVQATKKPPTLVVENGVHKAEPNERKDKEMEMAKENDKGKLSATTTSNGGQNKEQAEVGGARLEEDKWKSSPGHMSAAMTKMQFYNNTAAAGSPTLFNTSLGTQALLKSASIQSVLAHSTPTLELEDVPPEPASHQPESELPPSQQKQPHQQPQQQQQRQNNYSHQRYRGRNRR, from the exons ATGGCGCAGGAGACAGAGGCAGCCGCGGGAGTCAAGAGTCAGCCCCGAGACCATATCGACGAGGATGAAGTCACCGAACTGCAGCGGCCACGCAGCTTTTACGACGGAGTGCGAGAGCAGGCCGAGCGCTTTGCCAGCACGCGCCTAGGCCAGTTCATGATCGAACGCGGGGATCGAGCGCTTCGCATGATCGAGGACACGGCCAAGTGGAGTCTGCCGCAGG AAAAGTCTGCTGATCCCTTGCAACGTCCGCTGCCCTGGGGTCCGTTCCTGTTGCTGATCATTATGCTGCGTCTCACTCGCATGTGGTTGTCGGTGGGCGCATTGATGATCGGCAACAGCCCCATTTCCCCCTCGGATATGGTGTACTTCATTCAGACCAGACGCCGGAAGTTGCGGGCCATTCGAGTGCACGGCCTTAAGGTGatgcgacagcgacagcaggaaGTCTCCTACGGCAGTGGCAAGGGCTTGACCCAAAAGCTAACCCAGTGGTTTTCCCGGGCAATGTGCCGGCCTGGCGTTCAGAGGGCCAACAGCGGGCGACTCTTTCAGGTGCGCAACATGGAGCAG ACTACACAAACCAGTCCGGCTGTGATGAAGCGTCCGCGTGAGGAAGAGGCGAACACTGAGGCAGATGCCGATCACAACCTTACCATCGATCAGATGCTGGCCAAATACGCCCAGGAGAACTCGGAAGATGACTCTGACTTCGTGCCCAATCCGGATGAAGAGGAGGAAAGCAGCGACGGCACCAGCTCCGAGTCCAACACCAGCGAGGAGATCAGCAGCGACGAGGCAAACGAAAATGCCGTTCAG GCCACTAAAAAGCCTCCAACTCTGGTGGTGGAAAACGGTGTACACAAGGCGGAGCCCAACGAGAGAAAAGAcaaggagatggagatggcaaaggaaaatgaCAAGGGAAAGCTGAGCGCCACGACAACGAGCAACGGCGGCCAGAACAAGGAGCAGGCGGAAGTTG GTGGGGCCAGGCTGGAGGAGGACAAGTGGAAGTCCTCGCCGGGACACATGAGCGCTGCCATGACGAAAATGCAATTCTACAACAACACGGCAGCTGCAG GTTCACCCACCTTATTCAATACCAGCCTAGGAACTCAAGCTCTGCTGAAGAGTGCCAGCATTCAATCTGTCTTGG cacactccactcccacCTTGGAGCTGGAAGATGTACCCCCTGAGCCAGCCTCCCATCAGCCGGAATCCGAGTTGCCGCCTTctcagcagaagcagccacatcagcagccacaacagcagcagcagcgacagaatAACTATTCCCACCAACGCTATCGCGGACGTAACCGACGCTAG
- the LOC117890310 gene encoding flocculation protein FLO11 isoform X2 encodes MAQETEAAAGVKSQPRDHIDEDEVTELQRPRSFYDGVREQAERFASTRLGQFMIERGDRALRMIEDTAKWSLPQEKSADPLQRPLPWGPFLLLIIMLRLTRMWLSVGALMIGNSPISPSDMVYFIQTRRRKLRAIRVHGLKVMRQRQQEVSYGSGKGLTQKLTQWFSRAMCRPGVQRANSGRLFQVRNMEQTTQTSPAVMKRPREEEANTEADADHNLTIDQMLAKYAQENSEDDSDFVPNPDEEEESSDGTSSESNTSEEISSDEANENAVQATKKPPTLVVENGVHKAEPNERKDKEMEMAKENDKGKLSATTTSNGGQNKEQAEVGGARLEEDKWKSSPGHMSAAMTKMQFYNNTAAAASTEAAAPSETENEPEPEPENEPEPEPESDPTPDPKSQSHDESDDDGSSTSSGKTGCTVYQREIASAETTQPDTQTEQTSEVAATLTTQVSNYPTIDTLTPATSSEDIFYSPIGSPTLFNTSLGTQALLKSASIQSVLAHSTPTLELEDVPPEPASHQPESELPPSQQKQPHQQPQQQQQRQNNYSHQRYRGRNRR; translated from the exons ATGGCGCAGGAGACAGAGGCAGCCGCGGGAGTCAAGAGTCAGCCCCGAGACCATATCGACGAGGATGAAGTCACCGAACTGCAGCGGCCACGCAGCTTTTACGACGGAGTGCGAGAGCAGGCCGAGCGCTTTGCCAGCACGCGCCTAGGCCAGTTCATGATCGAACGCGGGGATCGAGCGCTTCGCATGATCGAGGACACGGCCAAGTGGAGTCTGCCGCAGG AAAAGTCTGCTGATCCCTTGCAACGTCCGCTGCCCTGGGGTCCGTTCCTGTTGCTGATCATTATGCTGCGTCTCACTCGCATGTGGTTGTCGGTGGGCGCATTGATGATCGGCAACAGCCCCATTTCCCCCTCGGATATGGTGTACTTCATTCAGACCAGACGCCGGAAGTTGCGGGCCATTCGAGTGCACGGCCTTAAGGTGatgcgacagcgacagcaggaaGTCTCCTACGGCAGTGGCAAGGGCTTGACCCAAAAGCTAACCCAGTGGTTTTCCCGGGCAATGTGCCGGCCTGGCGTTCAGAGGGCCAACAGCGGGCGACTCTTTCAGGTGCGCAACATGGAGCAG ACTACACAAACCAGTCCGGCTGTGATGAAGCGTCCGCGTGAGGAAGAGGCGAACACTGAGGCAGATGCCGATCACAACCTTACCATCGATCAGATGCTGGCCAAATACGCCCAGGAGAACTCGGAAGATGACTCTGACTTCGTGCCCAATCCGGATGAAGAGGAGGAAAGCAGCGACGGCACCAGCTCCGAGTCCAACACCAGCGAGGAGATCAGCAGCGACGAGGCAAACGAAAATGCCGTTCAG GCCACTAAAAAGCCTCCAACTCTGGTGGTGGAAAACGGTGTACACAAGGCGGAGCCCAACGAGAGAAAAGAcaaggagatggagatggcaaaggaaaatgaCAAGGGAAAGCTGAGCGCCACGACAACGAGCAACGGCGGCCAGAACAAGGAGCAGGCGGAAGTTG GTGGGGCCAGGCTGGAGGAGGACAAGTGGAAGTCCTCGCCGGGACACATGAGCGCTGCCATGACGAAAATGCAATTCTACAACAACACGGCAGCTGCAG CCAGCActgaagctgcagctccatctgAAACCGAAAACGAACCCGAACCAGAACCCGAAAACGAACcagaacccgaacccgaatcCGATCCCACACCTGATCCTAAATCCCAGTCCCACGACGAGTCAGACGATgacggcagcagcacgagcagcgGAAAAACCGGATGCACAGTCTATCAAAGAGAAATTGCATCCGCAGAGACGACCCAGCCAGATACCCAAACCGAACAGACCAGcgaagtggctgccacactaACTACCCAAGTATCCAACTATCCCACAATCGACACACTAACTCCAGCTACCTCTTCCGAAGATATATTCTATAGTCCAATCG GTTCACCCACCTTATTCAATACCAGCCTAGGAACTCAAGCTCTGCTGAAGAGTGCCAGCATTCAATCTGTCTTGG cacactccactcccacCTTGGAGCTGGAAGATGTACCCCCTGAGCCAGCCTCCCATCAGCCGGAATCCGAGTTGCCGCCTTctcagcagaagcagccacatcagcagccacaacagcagcagcagcgacagaatAACTATTCCCACCAACGCTATCGCGGACGTAACCGACGCTAG